The Desulfosalsimonas propionicica DNA window ATTCCGGCAAGCTGGTCAGCCTGGTGCGCAAGAAGGCAGCCCAGATTGCCGAAACAGAAGGCCGTGACCTGGTGCTCACAGATGGTCCGCCCGGAATGGGCTGTCCGGTAATTGCCGCCATCGGCGGGGCAGCCGGGGTATTGATTGTCACCGAACCCAGCCTGTCGGGCCGCCATGACATGCAGCGGGTGGTGGAACTGGCCCGCCACTTTTCCGTGCCGGCAATGCTTTGTATCAACAAGTATGATTTAAATGAGTCCATTTCCCGGGAAATCCGGCAGTACGCCAAAGACAATCAAGTGCCCTGCGTGGGCCAGATTCCCTTTGATCCGGCCATGACCAAATCCATGGTCCAGGCCCGGACCCTGTTTGAATATGATGACAAAGCCCCGGCCTGCCAGGCCGTGCGCGAAGTCTGGGAGGAAGTGGGCAACTATATGGCCTAAATCCCGGGTCAGGTGTTCAAAGTTCAAGGTTCAAAGTTCAGGAATCACGGGCTCAGGGTTTAAACTTCTGCCGGAAACAGGCATTTAGAAAATGCTTGTTTCCGGTTTTTGTTTTCTGTAGAAAAAAGATTTCCGCATTTTATGGTAATAAAATTTGACGTGCCCGTAAAAAGTCAATTTTGAGATGGCGCCGTAAAAGTTCAAGACCAAGGCTTGCGCAATTTTGAAGAATGCAGTGCACTTAGCTGTACGTGAAATTCTGAAAAATCATGCGTAACGCCGATATTGAACTTTTACGGTGCCATCAATTTTGCTTCTTTGCTGAAGGAAAAAAATTGCCTCTCACCCGCCAGCAAAAAGCTTATGTCTATGCCGGGGCCACGGTTTTGCTGTGGTCCACGGTGGCCTCTGCGTTCAAGCTGTCTTTGGGCCATTTCCATCCCCTGCAGCTGCTGTTGTGGGCCGATGTGTTCTCCATTTTATGTTTGGGGGCCGTGCTGGGGGTTTCCGGCAGATTCCGACTGCTGGCGGCCTACTCAAAAAAAGACCTTTGGCGGGCCGCCGGCCTCGGGGCGTTAAACCCGTTTTTGTACTACGTGATCCTGTTTGCCGCCTATGACCTGCTGCCGGCCCAGGAGGCCCAGCCCTTAAACTACACATGGGCCATTACCCTTTCGCTTCTGGCCATCCCCCTGCTCAAACAACCCGTCGGCGTCCGGGAACTGGCGGCCATTTTCATCAGCTACCTGGGCGTAATTATCATCTCCACCCGGGGCGACCCCCTGGCAATGCAGTTTTCAAGTGGTCCGGGCGTGGCCCTGGCCCTGGGCAGCACCGTGGTCTGGGCCCTGTACTGGATTTACAGCACCCGGGACCACCATGATCCGGTGGCCGGGCTGTTTTTGAATTTCGTTTTTGCCCTGCCCCTTATCCTGGTGACCTGCACCCTTTTTTCCGATCCCCGGCCGGCTTCGGTTCCCGGACTGATCGGGGCGGCATATGTGGGCGTATTTGAGATGGGCATTACCTTTGTGCTGTGGTTAAACGCTTTGAAATTAACCCAAAGCACCTCCCGGATCAGCACCCTGATCTTTTTTTCGCCGTTTCTTTCCCTGGTCTTTATCCACCTGCTGGTGGGTGAAATGATCCGGATATCCACGATTGCCGGATTGGTGCTGATTGTGGCCGGCAGCCTGCTGCAGCGGACATCTGCGCCGAAAAGCGCTCATTGATATTGACTCCCGGGCCCGGGTTCGCTAAGAACAGCTATTGCAGTTTATGAACCCGACTTATAAAAACAAGACCAATTCAAGAAAGGAGAGGGGATATGAAAAAATTGCTGTTTTTGGTGCTGGCCGGTATTGTGGCCGCAACCACCGCCCCGGCGCTTGCCCAGGACACCATCAAAATCGGACTCATGTGCCCCCTGACCGGGTCCTGGGCCGCAGAGGGCAAGGACATGAAGCAAATCGTGGAACTGCTGGCCGACCAGGTCAATAACGAAGGCGGCCTGCTGGGAAAACAGGTAAAGGTGGTCATTGGTGATGACGGCGGCGATCCGCGCACTGCCGCCCTGGCCGCCCAGCGCATGGCCACCCGGGATGTGGCCGCTGTGGTCGGCACCTATGGATCATCGATTACCGAAGCTTCCCAGAACATTTACGCCTCGGCCAACATCATCCAGGTGGCAAACGGATCCACTGCCGTACGCCTGACGGAAAAGGGCCTGCCCTATTTTTTCCGCACCTGCCCGCGCGATGACGAACAGGGACGGGTGGCGGTCAAAACCCTTCTGGATTCGGGTTATGAAAACATCGCGATTCTCCACGACAACACCACATACGCCAAGGGCCTGGCAGACGAAGCCAAAAAACTGCTGGATAAAGAAGAAGATGTCAACATCGTATTCTTTGACGCCCTGACACCGGGCGAACAGGATTACGGTACCATTTTGAGCAAAATGAAAACCAAGGATCCGGACGTGGTCTTTTTTACCGGTTATTACCCGGAAGCCGGGCTCATGCTTCGCCAGAAAATGGAAAAAGGCTGGGATGTGCCCTTTATCGGCGGCGATGCCACCAACAACCCGGATCTTGTCAAAATTGCCGGCAATAAAGCGGCAGAGGGCTTCCGTTTTCTGTCCCCGCCCGTGCCCGGCGATCTGCCCACCAAGGAGGCCCGGGAATTTCTGGATGCCTATGAAGCCAGGTACCAAAGCACACCGGGTTCCATCTGGGCGGTGCTGGCCGGCGACGGATTCCGGGTAATCGTTGAGGCCATCAGGCAAACTGAAAGCACTGACACCCAAAAAATGGCTGATTACCTGCACGATGAAATGGAAGGCTTTCCCGGACTGACCGGCGATATCGCCTTTAACGAAAAAGGCGACCGCATCGGCGATGTCTACCGGGTTTACCGGGTGGATGCGGACGGCAACTTCGTGCTCATGGAGTAACCCGGAATTGGAGCAATTTTTCACACAGCTGACAAACGGGTTGGCCGTGGGCGGAATCTACGCCCTGATTGCCCTGGGCTACACCATGGTCTACGGGGTGTTAAAGCTCATTAATTTCGCCCACGGCGACCTGTTTACCATCGGCGCCTATCTTGGCCTGACCCTGCTCACATCCCTGTCACTGACCGACCACATTGGCGGTGCCGCCGGGGTTATTTTGCTGGCAGTAATGGCCATGGGGCTTGTGGGCATCATCGGCATTCTGCTGGACCGGGCCGCATACAAGCCCCTTCGCACATCCCCGCGGCTCTCGGCGGTGGTGTCAGCCCTGGGCGCCTCCATTGTGCTTTCCAACACGGTGATGCTGGTCTACGGACCGTCTACCCGGGTTTATCCCCAGGGACTGCTGCCCAGCCAGGTTTTTTACATCTTCGGCCTGCCCATACCGGTGATGCGCTTTGTGATTCTGGGCGCATCCATTGCCCTGATGATCGGGCTTTACGTGTTTATCCAGCGCACCAAAATCGGCACAGCCATACGGGCTGCAGCCATTGACCAGGATGCGGCCCGGCTCATGGGCATTAACGTGGACCGGGTGATCATGCTGGTGTTTTTCATCGGCCCGGCCCTGGGCGGGGCCGCCGGCGTAATGGTGGGGCTTTACTACGGCCAGATCACATTTACCATGGGCTGGGTCTACGGCTTAAAAGCCTTTACCGCAGCCATCCTCGGCGGCATCGGAAACATTCCCGGCGCCATGGTGGGCGGCCTGCTGCTGGGTGTGATCGAGGCACTTGGGGCCACCTATATCTCCATGGCATGGAAGGACGCCATTGCCTTTTTCGTACTGATACTGATTTTAATCGTCCGGCCCACGGGCCTGCTGGGTGAACGGGTGGCGGAAAAAATATGAAACCTGCGGCCGGACGAATCAAAAAACCCGCATATGGGGCCATCATTCTGCTGTGGCTAATCGCGCCGCTGTTTATCGGCAAATACTGGACCGACGTGTTAAACAACGTGGCCATCTATGCCCTGCTGGGCCTGTCGTTAAACATTATCCTGGGCTACGGGGGCATGTTTCACATGGGGCATGCCGCCTTTTACGCCATTGGCGCATACACGACCGCCATTATCAACACCGCATGGGGGGTGCCGGTTTTGTGGCTCATGCCCCTTGCCGGGCTGGCTGCAGGGCTTTTCGCCCTGGTGGTGGCCCGTCCCATTATTCACCTGCGGGGCGATTATCTGCTGATTGTCACCATCGGCATGGTGGAAATCGTGCGCATTGCCCTGATCAACAACGTATTTGACATCACCGGCGGGGCCAACGGGATTTTCGGGATCTCCAGTCCCACCGTTTTCGGATTCCGAATCAACGGGATTGTGGCTCCGGCCCATTATTTTTACCTGGTCACCGCTTTTCTGGCCATTACCATCGTGTTGTTCTATCTGCTGGAAAATTCACGCTTCGGCCGGGCGCTGAAATTTTTGTGCTCTGATGAAGTGGCCGCCGAAGGCTCGGGCATCAACACCGCCGGGTACAAACTGGCCGCTTTTGTCATCGGCGCGGTCTGGGCCGGCATGACCGGCACCCTGTATGCCTCCAAGATGGGATTTATCTCTCCGGAGTCCTTTTCCTTCTGGGAATCAGTGGTGATGTTTATGATCGTGATCCTTGGCGGGTCCGGCAATATTGCCGGCGTACTGCTGGGCGCGGCACTGATCATCGGATTGCCGGAAATTTTCCAGGGGCTTCAGCAATACCGCCTGCTGATTTTCGGCCTGGCGTTGATGATCATGATGATTTTCCGGCCCCAGGGCATTCTCCCGCCCAAACCCCGAAGCTATCCCATTGACAAGCTGGAAAAAAATGAGGTGTCTTTGTGAGCCTGCTTCAGGTGGACAATCTCACCAAGCGATTCGGCGGGCTGCTGGCGGTTGACAGTGTCAGCTTCGCAGTTCCCCGGGGAGCGGTGTTCGGTCTGATCGGACCCAACGGGGCCGGCAAGACCACGGTGTTTAACCTGATTACCGGCAACTATGAGTCCAACAGCGGCTCGGTTTCCTTTGACAGCCGGGATATTACGGGCCGGCCCACTCACTGGATCGTGGCAGCGGGCATTGCCCGGACCTTTCAAACCATCCGGCTGTTTGCCAACATGTCAGTGGTTGAAAACGTGCTGGCCGGATGCCACTGCCGGATGCGCTCCGGGCCGGTGGCTTCCATGCTTCGGCTGCCGCGCCAGCACAAGGAAGAACGCCAGGCCCTGGCCAAGTCCATGGCAGAACTGGAGTTCGTTGGGCTTTTTGACCAGGCCGAAAATCTGGCGCGCAATCTTTCCTACGGCAATCAGCGGCTTCTGGAAATCGGCCGGGCACTTGCCTCGGATCCGCAACTGATCATTTTGGATGAACCGGCCGGCGGCATGAACGAGCTGGAAACCGCCGCTTTGGTTTCCCTGATTGCCAGGATCCAGGCCCGGGGCATCACCGTGCTTTTAATCGAACACGACATGAGCTTGGTCATGAAGGCATGCGAACACCTGGTGGTGCTGGAATACGGCAAAAAAATCGCCGAGGGCCCGCCCGCGGAAATCAAGAAAAA harbors:
- a CDS encoding ATP-binding protein codes for the protein MKELVVISGKGGSGKTSITAALSQLAQKPVLCDADVDAADLHLILSPKIRESQEFMAGHTASIVKERCTECGKCLELCRFNAINADFVVDPVSCEGCGVCYYFCDDKAIDFPENHSGNWYISDTRYGTMVHARLGIAEENSGKLVSLVRKKAAQIAETEGRDLVLTDGPPGMGCPVIAAIGGAAGVLIVTEPSLSGRHDMQRVVELARHFSVPAMLCINKYDLNESISREIRQYAKDNQVPCVGQIPFDPAMTKSMVQARTLFEYDDKAPACQAVREVWEEVGNYMA
- a CDS encoding DMT family transporter; protein product: MPLTRQQKAYVYAGATVLLWSTVASAFKLSLGHFHPLQLLLWADVFSILCLGAVLGVSGRFRLLAAYSKKDLWRAAGLGALNPFLYYVILFAAYDLLPAQEAQPLNYTWAITLSLLAIPLLKQPVGVRELAAIFISYLGVIIISTRGDPLAMQFSSGPGVALALGSTVVWALYWIYSTRDHHDPVAGLFLNFVFALPLILVTCTLFSDPRPASVPGLIGAAYVGVFEMGITFVLWLNALKLTQSTSRISTLIFFSPFLSLVFIHLLVGEMIRISTIAGLVLIVAGSLLQRTSAPKSAH
- a CDS encoding branched-chain amino acid ABC transporter substrate-binding protein, which translates into the protein MKKLLFLVLAGIVAATTAPALAQDTIKIGLMCPLTGSWAAEGKDMKQIVELLADQVNNEGGLLGKQVKVVIGDDGGDPRTAALAAQRMATRDVAAVVGTYGSSITEASQNIYASANIIQVANGSTAVRLTEKGLPYFFRTCPRDDEQGRVAVKTLLDSGYENIAILHDNTTYAKGLADEAKKLLDKEEDVNIVFFDALTPGEQDYGTILSKMKTKDPDVVFFTGYYPEAGLMLRQKMEKGWDVPFIGGDATNNPDLVKIAGNKAAEGFRFLSPPVPGDLPTKEAREFLDAYEARYQSTPGSIWAVLAGDGFRVIVEAIRQTESTDTQKMADYLHDEMEGFPGLTGDIAFNEKGDRIGDVYRVYRVDADGNFVLME
- a CDS encoding branched-chain amino acid ABC transporter permease, encoding MEQFFTQLTNGLAVGGIYALIALGYTMVYGVLKLINFAHGDLFTIGAYLGLTLLTSLSLTDHIGGAAGVILLAVMAMGLVGIIGILLDRAAYKPLRTSPRLSAVVSALGASIVLSNTVMLVYGPSTRVYPQGLLPSQVFYIFGLPIPVMRFVILGASIALMIGLYVFIQRTKIGTAIRAAAIDQDAARLMGINVDRVIMLVFFIGPALGGAAGVMVGLYYGQITFTMGWVYGLKAFTAAILGGIGNIPGAMVGGLLLGVIEALGATYISMAWKDAIAFFVLILILIVRPTGLLGERVAEKI
- a CDS encoding branched-chain amino acid ABC transporter permease gives rise to the protein MKPAAGRIKKPAYGAIILLWLIAPLFIGKYWTDVLNNVAIYALLGLSLNIILGYGGMFHMGHAAFYAIGAYTTAIINTAWGVPVLWLMPLAGLAAGLFALVVARPIIHLRGDYLLIVTIGMVEIVRIALINNVFDITGGANGIFGISSPTVFGFRINGIVAPAHYFYLVTAFLAITIVLFYLLENSRFGRALKFLCSDEVAAEGSGINTAGYKLAAFVIGAVWAGMTGTLYASKMGFISPESFSFWESVVMFMIVILGGSGNIAGVLLGAALIIGLPEIFQGLQQYRLLIFGLALMIMMIFRPQGILPPKPRSYPIDKLEKNEVSL
- a CDS encoding ABC transporter ATP-binding protein; translated protein: MSLLQVDNLTKRFGGLLAVDSVSFAVPRGAVFGLIGPNGAGKTTVFNLITGNYESNSGSVSFDSRDITGRPTHWIVAAGIARTFQTIRLFANMSVVENVLAGCHCRMRSGPVASMLRLPRQHKEERQALAKSMAELEFVGLFDQAENLARNLSYGNQRLLEIGRALASDPQLIILDEPAGGMNELETAALVSLIARIQARGITVLLIEHDMSLVMKACEHLVVLEYGKKIAEGPPAEIKKNPLVIEAYLGSDDEDF